Within Cololabis saira isolate AMF1-May2022 chromosome 14, fColSai1.1, whole genome shotgun sequence, the genomic segment tacacacacacaccagcaaaGAAAATACTGAAGCTGTAATTTGAGGCTGACCTTGTAGTTTGGGGCCCCTAGCGGCTACAGGGcccatatttatttttacagtGCGTATGTTGCAAAAATGGCTCTGGTTTGTCTGTTGAGGGAATAATAACATGCAGTGCATCAAGGCCCCACATTTCCAACATATTTGAGGCAGTCTTTTGTTTTTAGGCAGATGTTATCTCTTAAGTAATCTTTGAATCTACATTATGTAAACGAACAAATGTTTGATTTAATAAAAATGGCTatgaaatatataataaaataaatatttcatgaatATATATCTGTATGTGTAGTATTGTAGTAAATATATGTCTATATTTTAAAACTTAACCTTTATACAGTAAACATTGTTTTCAATGGGTTGATGTGTGATTTACATACCTTATCACAGAATATAATAAACAAAGACTTCAGAAATTGTAGCTTGTATTGTAAGGTGTCAATTATTAATTaatcatattttaaatcttATAAATTCTGTTCGGGTTAGAGTCCCTCAGGTTTGAATCCTgtaaattttattatattttatgtatttatcatcatcatattattattattattattattactattattattagtttacactctaaatcatgctttttatgtattttaacgTCTTTGTAAAGCATTGTGAATCAccctgttgttgaattgtgcgatataaataaacttgccttgccaagACCAGAAAACTACTGTTTAAAAGAAGTATACTAAAAGTGAACTCCGTGAATTTATGTAAATATACTTTAACGTAAGTAATTATAACTAAACATTTGcacaaaaaaatgattttacaATAAAATTGAGAGCAAtgatcagtggtggacagtaacggagtaaatttacttgagtactgtacttaagtacatatccagaggatttgtactttacttgagtattagatttctttggtacttattactcttacttgaatacatttcagagacaaatatttttacttttacttgagtacatttctaggaaggctgaaaagtactcgttactttcaggtctgctcttttttcttcttccctaaaatcctattggacacaagctgtttttgtcaaaggaggagacctatcacagtgcacgctctccactgggatgtacgtaaagcggaaatacgtcaagcctcctcaaaacgataccgccaaagtagcctgcgtttgtcaagacagagccgcaacaagtcaagacatagccgcaacaatggctacgcctgctttttttgtaaagcagtggtctctgagggggatccagacttagttggatggtgcaggttcatttagtttcagttcgtgattgttaataaactctgcatcatctgttgtcctcttatgatcccattcatttgatttgtttttggtgtttctgcaggttttatataacattatggttctaaaagcagcacatcagtgcagctggtttcaaggagttaattctcagaaacaagagttaaaagatccttaaattaatttagaaaaaatatagtaatttactgatgtggaaaataagaaatttactcttaatcttactcttacttttacttaaagtaaatttaaaagcatttacttttggatacttaagtacctttaaaagcaagtacttttctactcttactcgagtaatattttgactgagctacttttacttgtaacggagtaaattttgaccagtagtatttgtactcttactcaagtactggggtcgagtactctgtccacctctggcaaTGATTAACTAACATAGAAAAGCAACAAACTTGTAGCAGATAAGTTCATTCAGTGTAATTTTAAAGCAGTAAGAGTGTGGAAATATAAAACTGAGCATAATTATTCGAAAACGTGTACAgaaatttttaattaaaatgtgcAAACAGAAATCAGAGATCTCAAAGGAGGAAAATGTAATTCAAGTTTCAGGCTTTTAATGATCGATCCTCGTCATCCACCATCCAGCCTGTCTGGTATAATCACCttcagtatttcttattattgtaTACTGAATCCCAGTGAGCtggttgaaataaattaatccATGTCACATAAAGGCCGAGTTTGTTAATTATATTTCTTTACAAACAGGAACAAATGAACCGACTctgggtttttgtttttattttaaatttttattcagGCATTTAACAGAGACGCCATAGCACGTGGTCCTTCTCGTTTCGACGTCATTCCCCTGGaagaagaaaatattgtaaacacAAACGGACCTTTTGGTCTTTTAAGGTCCTTTCTTACGTTTTTATCCTCTAAAGTGGGACACAATGGCACTGGAAACGGTCCCCAAAGACCTCCGCCATCTGCGAGCGTGTCTGCTGTGTTCGTTAGTGAAGGTAAACGCTGCTGAGCTGCTGAGCTGCTGAGCTAACGTCAAGCTGCTGCGCTTTTCTTCCTTAAATGTTAATCTTATGTCCACGAAttcagtttataaaaaaaaagtaatttcatttattttgtggcgaattttatttaatgtttaatgtatGATAAAACACAAGCTGGTGGTTCAAGTCTCCTATAGTCTCTCATAGCAAAgcaagtttatctgtatagcacaattcaacacaaggtaattcaaagtgctttacatcaacattaaaagcagcaagacacattaaacagtaaataacaaataaacaagaaaataggtaaaataatacaaagcacaagttgttaaaaagtaagggcagtagagtacagcaggtaagtatttaattgaagatttattttattaaatttttttattacatttattcacTGCAacatgcaattatgtaaatatccatctgtataTATCCGtctgtttatctttttatatactagtatttcttattatttatttttcttcttattattattattgtatataccagtttactgtttatagtgttattattattattattattattattattattactgtgttattacttctctattgatgcctcttgttttttgcactatcccctttgctgctgtaaactgcaaatttcccctctgtgggactattaaaggtttatcttatcttatcttatctcttaagagtacgcttcagtaaacagtaatgtttttaggcctgatttaaaggatctacagttggagcagacctcaggtctacaggaagtttgttccaccggtgaggagcagaataactgaactgcctcaccttgcttggttctggttcttgggaaccacaacaaaccagatccagatgaacctcaggggtctgggagcttcataggaactaacagatcaagcatgtattttggtccaacaccattcagtgctttgtagaccagcagtaagattttaaactctatcctttgactcactggatgtaggtgtaatgtggtccagtttcctagcTTCAATATTTGAACAACTTTTTGTCTAtggtgtgttgtgtgttttcttttgaaCCTTTAACCAAACTCTGGTGAACCACCCCCTTTTCTTCACTTCTCCTTCAGACCATTGACCAGTTTGAATACGATGGTTGTGACAACTGCGAGTCCTACCTTCAGATGAAAGGAAACAGAGAGATGGTTTACGAATGCACAAGTTCCTCATTTGATGGGTAAAAGCACACACAGCTCTGATTCTGTgtctattttaaaaatgttgatTTCCCTGCTGCCAACCCACATTGTCTGTGTTTTCACAGTGTTGTAGCAATGATGAGCCCTGAAGACAGCTGGGTGGCTAAATGGCAGAGAATAGGTGAGGATGCAACAACCAGACTAGTAAAACTTTGATTTGCTTACCTTTTGGCGAATTTACAGTCACATTTTCAACCAGGCTAAAATAAAGAAtggcaacaaaataaaacttgcAGAAAAACACTCTTaacatttatacacacacatatcagTGTATTATTCACACAATTGCATGTGTCCACAAGATGAAGCAGTCCTAACTGAATGCAAACACCAATGAAAATAGTTTTTGGAATTGTCTCATCAGTGCGTTATCTTTTCACTGGAAGGTTGTTCAGTAATCTGATGGACGCCTTGTTACACCCACCTTCCCCAGACTCCCCCATGCTTAGTGATTAAAGGTTCACTTTACATTTGACGTGTTGGTCTATCTGACAGGCAAGTCGTATTACCACCGGCTAATACGTCATCCAATACATGACCCAGGCAGACAGAAATAAATGCTATAATATAACattgaaaatgtttaaatagtATGGCACTGAACATTATTCAAGGGCAAAATTTATGGGAATACAAATGTCCTAGTAGTAAACTACAGCCAGCAGTGAAATGTCAATCCTTTTTTATTATGTGGCAGTGCTACAAGGATCTGATTTATAAGTTCCTGCTGCTAGTGCAGTGTGCTTCTTTTCATGAAGCTCTAACCTAATTCAGCCAGAAGTGAGGACAACTGATAATTACAACTGTGAAAACACcctaaaaatgtatttcatttcATCAAAGAATCCCTAAATAACACTGTTCAGACCTTGCCTTAAAATAGGTGTTTGCTTTATTACTTGTCTTAGACATTTGTGGTAAAAGCTGATCTAAATGTGACGTAAAATGGCCATAGAaaaattttaaacttttaaaatcTGAACCTCTTTTCATCTGaaatttgtgttttgttttttttttgtatattttttttttagaattggCAGGACTATAGTTTTAAGTTAGTGTTTTCAAATTTACACAATGCATTATTTTGACGTTAGTCCTGCAGCTGTAGTACTAGCAGACTGTTGTATGAACAGTGTGTGAATGTTTTTCCTTGAGGAAATGACAACTCACAACTGCAAAAATGCACACGGTTAAGTTTCATTTCAATTATTTTGTGAGATAAAAGTTTCATTTCTCACTGTCCTGCAGGCAACTTCAAACCAGGTGTATATGCAGTATCTGTGACGGGCAGATTACCTCCAGGTACGATGAATTCAGCATTCTTCCCGCTGAGAAAATAAATAGCCATCTGTTTCCTGATAAGTGTTCTGTTTAACTTTCCTGCAGCTTACGTTACCTGtgattttcttcctttttaaaggTGTGGTGAGAGAGttgaagagcagaggagtgaTCTACAAATCCAGGGACACAGCAGTGAAGACATGAGTCCATTTCCTGTTTTTAGTCATTGGATTATCCTCATTGGAGCTGCAACGCCACATCTGTGATGTCCCGGAGttgttaaatgtttttttttgttattgttgtaaTAAGACACGTTAACACAAGTAATAAGaacgaaattgtatttctttgagtaacagataaaaataaaggcctgttttttcatacattttagTCATTGTGTCTGTTTTGGTGCAGATTTATTGACGTCAGGGCGGGAACAGGTACCACAGAGGAGCTCTGCCCTCCATCGTCTTACACCAATATTTTTGATAGTGTGTGGACAGTAAAAAGTCTGCGGACAGTGAAGAATCTGTCCCTCTGCTAACGATGACTGCTTCCCAGAAAACGGACCTAAAAATAGCTCACTTCTCTGCAGCAAAGGGAGACAGTCTGCAGGATGACACAGCATTCAGCACTGCTGAGCGAGTAACGTCACAGCCAACAGAGCTCTACATGATGCAGCTCTGCTCACTGGTAACTGTGGGAGGGGTTGAAAAGATGTGGATTTCACTTCTGTGACCTTCGCATGCAAAACTGTTCTCTACTGATACTTGGTGTCTTGCTGTTTTACCCCTGATATCCATCCCCTTAAATATTAAGTGGTGAGGCTTTTCATCTACACTGCAACacacttctttctttcaggttaaAGTCACAGTTCTGTTGACTTATCCgctttgaattaattaatttcccttggacaaaaagtattttaaaatagCCTCTGAGCTCTTACCTAGTCATACCTAAGTTATTGCCTCCTCTTttaattatgattttttttgtgtgcaaaAACATTAACCACCTGATTGTTGTGGATCTTTGTATTAGATAAATACAACTTCAAATGAACAgcatgcaattttttttctttgcaatctgtttataaaaaaaaaattaagtgaaGAAAAAAGTGGGCAATACTACGTGACCCCCTTTCTGCTTTCACAAGGGGGAATTGAGGAATTTATCATCAGGGGACATGCAGACCTCCACAAAAGCAGTTTACCGGGCAATCTAGGGCTTGTCAACATTAAAACAGGGAAGAGAAACAATGGTGTTAAAGGAGCAACTTGTCCATCAATCTGGAAATTGTCATAAAACCATTTCAAAACTATTTAAATTTCAATATTTAACAGCTAGACATTGTTCACAAGTGGAAATTTATAGGACGGCGGTTAATCTTGCCATGAGAGGATATTGTCACAAATTTATCCCACGATCACATGGCATTGCTCAAAGAGAGCTGACTGGGCATGctcaatgttgaagtccagGACAGCAAAGttattaaaaaagacaaaaacaactgAAAAGGTATGGTTTGCTTGAAAAACCTGTCAGGAGAGAGGCTCTTGTAAAAAGATGCGCAGCAGCAAATCTACATCAGAAAACAGAAAGGATCAAGGTTTTTAAATGCCCAAGTCCATATCCAGACTTCAACCCAGGTTAAATGTTTTAAACTTGTCCGCATATACAAATAATGTCCTAAAACCTTGATGAAGGTTGTTGTTGCCAAGGATGAATTTACAATCTATTTAATCATAATTCAGAGTATTGCTCTTCATTATTGgatcatacatacatacatacaaacacatacatagatagatagatagatagatagatagatagatagagagagagagagagagagagagagagagagagagagatagtcAGAtagacagatatatatatattcatatatttctCAGTTTCAGAAGTCACTTATTCACTTTTTTCAGAATTAGCAAGATTATGTGTAGTGATGTgagaacatttaaaaacacaccAAAAGGAACCTCTTAAGGGTTGTAGCTGTGCAAGaatgcatgctgggaaatgCTGTTGACCCTGAGGAGAAAATACAGGCCTTGTCCGGTCACCAAACGACAGTTTTTATTCAAATGGACCACAAGGTGGCGCTTTTAACTGAGCTCCAGGCCCTCATGCagcagcagaggctgcagaCAGGGAGGGGGTACAGGATTCAGCTCTTCCAGAAACGTGATCCTGCGCTGCATGTGTCCTTCCATCAGTAAAAGTATTTATGCACCTGTCACCTGCAGTTACTGTTTCACTACACAAAAGGCCGGACAGATTATGATCTCAGGTTTATTAGCTCTCGTCGTCTCCTCAGAGTCATAACCTGTTGTGTGTATCAAATGGTGTTCAAGAGGATAACACGGTTCATGCCGGAGGGTTCATGCTTTGTCTGATTTCATATTTTCTGGAAAGATGAAGGTCACTCGCTTAGAATGTTTTAAAACTACAACGGAGCACGCAGAGCTACAGTTACTGCTGTCTTCATGTTTCCACACCTCTAACGTGGTCTTTCAAAGACACGGTTTCAGAAACCACTCCCAACTGACTAGGCACTGGTGtcgagaaaataaaataaagaaacatgatTTCACATGTAGCAGGTTTATAGTTTAGTGACAAACACAAAGTAGAACAAAAAAGATGCATTGGTCTTGTGATATCAGGTAAAAATTTCTTTTATCCAGCCGAGTTTCTCATCTTTCTCTTCTGGAAAGGCCACAATGTTTCTTTTAGGTATGTGAGGATGACACTGAATGACCTAAATTGACGAAACACTTTTATTTTAGTAAGGAAGTTACATCTGTGTTACAAACTGTGAATATAGATTATGTGGTAAAAAGGTTCCTCCATCTGTTCTCAGGGATAATTTTCACAGAAACAAGCAGATAAAATGAAACCTGCTTTATCCGTCAAAATGCAACTCACGAGAAATGAGAGCTGCCTACACCTGCTGTTCCTTTAGAGAGGTATTTACACGACTGCAGAAAAATACCAACATAAGGCCTGCATTCGGCATCTTAGTCAATGAATGTATAGAAACATTGGCAGCAAAATCTAATTGGCAGTTTGGTTTATCTTATGTTATTCAACGTCACGGGTTTGGGATATTTGAGATGAGTTAAAACCACAACAACCACACGCACAACAAACTGTAGATAAAACAGGTTGTAAGTTCAGCTGCAGACACACGGTGGCTGACCGGAGGCCTGGGAACGTCTAAAGTGTGTGTTTGACAGTGAGAAAGGATTTTCGTCAGCTCAATTAGGCTCACGTGTGGGAACGACGAGAAATACTTCCTCTGGTGGTTGGAGAGTCCTGATTCTCAACTGAAAAGGATTTTCATACCACGGTTGTATCTGTAGATGTTTAATCCTGGCTGCTTGCGTTTTCATTGGCTGGAGCAGTCCTGCTGATTGGTTGGATTATCTCCTCTTCCAATGAAATACAGAAAATGGATTAAGCATAGACCTTGGGggaataacaaacaaataaattactttttcaaGTGTATGGTTCAAGTGTATGGTGCATTTAGAGTGAACTGAGGAGGCGTGGGGTACTGCACCAACGGTGGGTAATGCTGCCGTGGAGACTGTCCCTCCATTCCCAGACCTGTAAAGAAATATAACCTCTCCTGGGTGTTCTGGGTCAGCCTCTGGTCCGTTGAACCTCCTGAGAGGGACTTTCAGGAGGAATCCTGACTAAATGGCTAGTTAGCAGCAGAGAAGCAGTTACTCTACTCTGCagaccaaactcctcacccttGGCAATGTGACTTTCAAAATGAAGGTTTTGTGATCATTTCAAGGGCTCTGACTTATTCTTTGTATTTCAGAGACAGTGATGCCAAGTTTCAGCTGGGAtgtgctccagcagacccccatgaccctgatAACATCAAAGAAGTTATGAATATAGAAAGGTGTATCATCTGCAAATGGGTAAAAGTATGCTGCAATTCTTTTATGACAGTATTGATCAGTGCAGTGTTTAGATTAAAGTGCAGTGGGAAGAAGATTGAGCCTTGTGGAACACCAGACAGAATCTCAATGTCCACAGCTTTAAAACTACTACATCAGTGTCCGTCAAATGTAATGAGGACCAGAAACAagtatttcagtttaaatattttatgtCAAAACTGTCCAAAACAGCAAAGATCAACAGCAGTGACATTAAAATAAGCTTTGAGACTTGGTTGATCTAAATGGCTGTTATTACATTAACGGTAGAACATTTGCCTGCCAAATATAGATTATCGTAAAGTCACAAGTCGCCAGGGGAGCACAGATGAAACCAGAAATActgaagtaaaaagtacagggTTAATGAATGACTATCAAGAAGCAGTTTCTGGTAAAttagatttcttttttcctcctttggcTGCTACATTTAGGTCAGAGGTCAAAAACTGAGCTGGATCCATTGATCTGCATCCTCTGTGTCGGCCTGGCTGCTGACACTTCGCTCAATtactaaatattttattaacGTTGAGCGTGTTTTtaacgtggttttttttttgtaacttgcGTGTTTTATCTGCTCCCCCGACTCGGAGACCTTCACCTTTTCACTTCCTGCTTAAATGTTAAACTTCAGTGATGCCCAccttgttttcttatcttcttttTAGCTgccacatgaaaagaaaaaatgaacacGGTGGACTTATGTGTAATGTCTAATACTCATTCAAGTACTGACAGCTTCTTTTAACTGAAACCAAGTGGTGAAATGAACATGAAGCTGGAATTTTAGAGTCAAGCTCAGaaaacatttgttcaatttcacTACTTGGAGccttttttgtcttattttccttttcttttcttctacaATTTAAATTGAACATTATACAAACGAAATGTCACTATTATTCAAATGCCGACATGAAtgaatatttcttttttccattgtgAGCGGAAGAGAGACTTTTTGAGCCTCTTTCTTCAGGACACTTGTCACCCAGATGAGAAATAAACCACACGTCTCGGTTTGTACACCTCCATGTGGGTTTGAGCTGAAAAGAGCGCATGTGCTGATGAGTTCAGGGGGGGAAGTGACTGTTGGCCTTTAATCCCTCTTTTCTCCTGTTCCACGATCAAACTGGGCCTTTTTCTAAGTGTGCTCCCCCTCAAGTGAAAGCCGAAGCTCCCACTTCTTTAGGCGACGTGTGGGTGAAGTCATTTCACGAGAGCTGCAagctaaaaacaaaactgagaaaAACCGAGAAGTCAGCTTATACGACCACAGGCGTTGTCAGGAAGGCTTTCAACTCCGCCCTCCGCACGTTAAACGCCGCAGTAGCACACCCTTTGCTTTctctcacacgcacacacacacacacacacacacacacacacgcacgcacacacacaagcacgccTCTTCGGTGCATCCATGGCTTTTGCCCTTATTTGGATATAAAGAGTCGTTGAGCTAAATGGAAAGTATTAGATCAGAGAACGAGGTGTTGCCTCCAGGTTTGCagggctcgggctgctctgtgACCTCTGCCGGAGcaagaaacccccccccccgaagtGGAGGCTTCTCCAGCTCAGTTTGGAGATGTGCTCCGTCTGTTAGGGATAGCGAGGAGAAAGGGAAGTGAGATGATGTGTTTTACACGGGGACTACTGAGACTACGGAGTCTGAACTGGCGTTTCATGAGGCTGTCAAAACTTCCTCTCTCTGGCAGACTGAAAGCTGAGGGAGAAGCGAGAGCTGCTCGTCATATTCGAGTCTTTCATTTCCTTTAAAGTGATGGCAGCCTTCACAGACCCGGTTCACTATTCAGTCGGCTTTTAATCACCCATCAATCCATACACGGATCCTgatcatggtgtgtgtgtgtgtgtgtgtgtgtgtgtgtgtgtgtgtgtgtgaggagccCTTTTATGTTTTCTTGAGTGCACATCATTCTAGTAGCAGCAGAAGTTAAACGGTTCCTAAACATCTTCGACCCACTAGTTAGGTGTCCGTGAGGGAGGAAGGTGACCCGGTGGTGCCGACACCCGGCTCTGGCCGTGTGTGCGGGGAACCAGGGAGGGGGAAATGGCTGAATGGCTGACGGCACAGATAAGGTCTATCAGGAGAGCCAGCGTGGGCTCGGGAAGGCCGATGGGTTACTCCTCGTACACTTCCCCAGCGGcacatctacctgatggaggaCGGCAGCTTCTGAGCTGATGGAGGCTGGCGCCCCGGTGAACTCCAGAGGGGAGGGGGTTTGCAGAATGCAGGGATGGACTCGGGAGGTCGGTGGGTTAAACGGGTCACGACTTCAGTTACTCTGGTTAAACAAACTAACAGACCCAGAACCAGTCAGACGTTGGTGCATCTCGTGTGCTTCTATCAGTCagattttattagttttatctGACGTTTATATGACGTTGTGGAAAACTGAGGACTAGTGGAAAAAGGTTTTCCCCCCAAATCCCTCGACCTCAAAAGCATTTTCTCTCTTCATTTCTGTCAGCTCAAGTGAAGTCAGACTACCTAAGCGTGTCAGCAGCTCGTCTGCGTGCGTCTCGGTGAGGCGGAAATCTGAAGCCCAGCGGGAAAAAGCTGCTAAAGTGCTGCTCCTGTAAAAACAGGTAACTGTCGGATGTTTCTGGACATCTACGGTTACTTAACATGTTACAAAATACAAGATGGAATATTTACAGTAAGCTCCCTTCTTGATTTGCAGTCTCTCAGAAACCAATGTGAGACGTCCAGGAAACAGTTCCTGCTTTAAACTTTATTGCTTTTCCATGCCACCCAGAAGTCCAAAAATTATTTAATGTGCCGAAACAAGGATGGACATTTCGGAGGGGC encodes:
- the supt4h1 gene encoding transcription elongation factor SPT4, which translates into the protein MALETVPKDLRHLRACLLCSLVKTIDQFEYDGCDNCESYLQMKGNREMVYECTSSSFDGVVAMMSPEDSWVAKWQRIGNFKPGVYAVSVTGRLPPGVVRELKSRGVIYKSRDTAVKT